A single genomic interval of Zingiber officinale cultivar Zhangliang chromosome 4A, Zo_v1.1, whole genome shotgun sequence harbors:
- the LOC121972279 gene encoding uncharacterized protein LOC121972279, whose product MVQQNQFGGGPHDDPDHHLELFYEICGTMKVNGVPPKSVRLLLFGFSLKDRAKQWLNSLPANSITSWEQFKSMLRQCPHHGLEKWLVLHTFYNRINYHTKVSINSTAGGALINKSLDETEEIIENVPQNHHQWASERSGGSFSGNPIKVLGKFDIDAVTLMSAKLDALTKKFQAMGNNNTANVIVCVCETCGSMNHAKDTCPLGTIQAQIYQLEQCNAIVSYNQR is encoded by the exons ATGGTTCAGCAGAATCAATTCGGAGGAGGACCGCATGATGACCCAGACCACCACTTGGAACTTTTCTACGAGATCTGCGGCACCATGAAAGTGAACGGAGTCCCTCCAAAATCAGTAAGGTTATTGCTCTTCGGATTCTCCTTGAAAGATAGAGCCAAGCAGTGGCTGAATTCCCTTCCAGCAAACAGTATTacatcttgggagca ATTCAAGAGCatgctgagacagtgcccccatcatggccttgagaaatggttggtcCTGCACACCTTCTACAATAGAATCaattatcacacgaaggtatccaTCAATTCTACAGCAGGAGGGGCACTGAtaaacaagagccttgatgaaactgaagagatcatagagaatgtgcCACAGAATCACCACCAGTGGGCATCAGAAAGATCTGGTGGTTCTTTTTCAGGGAACCCAATAAAAGTGTTAGGGAAATTCGAcatagatgcagtcactctcatgtctgcaaagctggaTGCTCTGACCAAGAAATTTCAGGCCATGGGAAACAACAACACAGCCAATGTGATAGTTTGTGTTTGCGAAACTTGCGGAAGTATGAATCATGCTAAAGATACTTGCCCCCTGGGGACAATACAAGCACAGATATACCAACTTGAGCAGTGTAATGCAATAGTCAGCTACAACCAAAGGTAA